The following proteins are co-located in the Papaver somniferum cultivar HN1 unplaced genomic scaffold, ASM357369v1 unplaced-scaffold_128, whole genome shotgun sequence genome:
- the LOC113331848 gene encoding uncharacterized protein LOC113331848: protein MANRRRDKNNIVALRNANGVWLSKREDLSSFLTAHFSAITTTTSPQLHDSSFYHIQDSITTEDNPSLMSMPTEDEIKQVVRSLNSWNSPGPDGFPDGFYQSQWDIVSTDIVALVQNFFHQKSLPQYLNETTICLIPNNNNPSTPNDYMPIGLCNNSYKILSKMLVKRMQPLMEKVISPTQDAYVPKRYIVIAHELIHTMKKSRSKKGLIALKLDMSKAFDRL from the coding sequence ATGGCAAATAGGAGAAGAGATAAAAATAACATTGTAGCTTTACGTAATGCTAATGGGGTCTGGCTGAGTAAGAGAGAAGACTTATCAAGTTTTCTAACGGCTCACTTTTCGGCTATAACTACAACTACATCTCCACAACTTCATGATTCCTCTTTTTATCATATTCAAGACAGTATTACCACAGAAGATAATCCGTCTCTCATGAGTATGCCAACAGAAGACGAAATCAAACAAGTTGTTAGAAGTTTAAACAGTTGGAACTCTCCAGGTCCTGACGGGTTTCCAGATGGGTTTTATCAGTCCCAATGGGATATAGTTAGTACTGACATAGTTGCTCTAGTTCAGAATTTCTTTCATCAGAAATCACTCCCACAGTACCTCAATGAAACCACTATTTGCCTTATTCCAAATAACAATAACCCTTCAACTCCAAATGATTACATGCCTATTGGGTTATGTAATAACAGCTACAAAATATTATCAAAAATGTTAGTCAAAAGGATGCAACCTCTGATGGAAAAGGTCATATCTCCAACACAGGATGCTTATGTTCCGAAGCGCTATATTGTTATAGCACATGAATTAATACATACCATGAAAAAATCTAGAAGTAAGAAAGGTCTAATAGCTCTGAAATTAGACATGTCTAAGGCCTTCGATCGTCTATAA